In the Paenibacillus pabuli genome, one interval contains:
- a CDS encoding NUDIX domain-containing protein: protein MNQHTHLGVYGLIRWGHKILLIHKARGAYKGYWDLPGGRLEFGEQPETTLHREIEEETGLTDVQVTIRSAESNVVHWVYQGMPEELHHIGILYDVQLKSDKQASEIRKEPDGEDSLGADWFTLEQVRHLSLTPFASHMVHGRS, encoded by the coding sequence ATGAATCAACATACACATCTGGGGGTATACGGTCTCATTCGATGGGGTCACAAGATATTGTTAATCCATAAAGCACGAGGGGCGTATAAAGGTTATTGGGATCTGCCTGGTGGAAGGCTGGAATTCGGTGAGCAGCCGGAGACCACTCTTCACCGCGAGATTGAAGAAGAAACGGGGCTCACGGATGTGCAGGTGACCATTCGGTCTGCGGAATCCAACGTTGTGCATTGGGTGTATCAGGGAATGCCGGAGGAGCTGCATCATATCGGCATTTTATATGATGTACAATTGAAGTCAGACAAGCAGGCGAGTGAGATCAGGAAAGAGCCGGATGGTGAAGATTCATTGGGTGCAGATTGGTTTACTTTGGAGCAGGTTCGACATCTCTCCTTAACACCATTTGCATCACATATGGTCCATGGACGTAGTTAA
- a CDS encoding GNAT family N-acetyltransferase, whose amino-acid sequence MRLTFRILDWEEEKPYELLLMADPSKAKVDEYLSRGVCFIAEYEGEMVGEFVLLKTRPETVEIVNIAVQEELQGQGVGKHMIKEAIEAAGRLGCRTVEIGTGNSSFHQLKLYQRCGFRIIGVDRDYFVRHYDEEIIEDGIRCVDMIRLAVDVDTLTEENNK is encoded by the coding sequence ATGAGACTAACGTTCCGAATACTGGATTGGGAAGAGGAAAAGCCCTATGAACTTTTGCTAATGGCTGATCCTTCCAAAGCCAAAGTAGACGAATATTTAAGTCGTGGTGTATGTTTTATCGCCGAATATGAAGGCGAGATGGTAGGCGAGTTTGTTTTGCTTAAGACCCGGCCCGAGACCGTTGAGATTGTTAATATTGCCGTTCAGGAAGAATTACAGGGACAAGGCGTCGGCAAGCACATGATCAAGGAAGCCATTGAAGCAGCAGGCAGGCTGGGCTGTCGAACTGTCGAGATCGGAACAGGCAATTCAAGCTTTCATCAGTTGAAGCTGTACCAACGTTGCGGTTTTCGCATCATAGGAGTCGATCGAGACTACTTTGTAAGACATTACGATGAAGAGATTATAGAGGATGGTATTCGCTGCGTGGATATGATCCGTCTGGCAGTTGACGTGGACACCCTTACGGAGGAAAACAACAAGTAA
- a CDS encoding GNAT family N-acetyltransferase, giving the protein MKGDVKDDNFVSKLDGIGVEQLSEHFFDGWPNPPSKTTFLRLLEQSYAVELALDDETEKVVGFIQAISDGVLSAYIPLLEVVPEFQGNGIGTMLTERMLNRLQGLYMIDLLCDTETQPFYEKQGMRRANGMMVRHYSNQNGAT; this is encoded by the coding sequence TTGAAGGGAGATGTGAAAGATGACAATTTCGTATCGAAGCTGGATGGAATAGGCGTTGAACAACTGAGCGAACATTTTTTTGATGGCTGGCCCAATCCACCGTCGAAGACGACTTTTCTGAGACTGTTGGAACAATCGTATGCTGTTGAGCTTGCATTGGATGACGAGACAGAGAAGGTTGTAGGTTTTATTCAAGCCATTTCGGACGGGGTGCTCAGTGCATACATTCCGTTGCTGGAAGTGGTGCCGGAGTTCCAAGGGAATGGAATTGGGACAATGCTAACAGAGCGGATGTTGAATAGACTCCAGGGTTTATACATGATCGATCTGTTATGCGACACAGAAACTCAGCCTTTCTATGAGAAACAGGGCATGCGCAGAGCAAACGGCATGATGGTTCGCCATTATTCCAATCAGAATGGAGCAACGTAG
- a CDS encoding 8-oxo-dGTP diphosphatase, translating into MSTRIDIFTMCMVWDKCNGKVLLMNRPDRKGFPGYIAPGGKVDFPESIVDGAVREVEEETGLVVHEITYKGLDEFCDPEQGLRYMVFNYLATSFEGELLQDPPEGELLWIPVEHALDLPMQDWFAERFPRFFHEGTFERSVIWEKSTNRTLQETFMVYSDTVLR; encoded by the coding sequence ATGAGTACCAGGATTGACATATTTACGATGTGTATGGTGTGGGACAAGTGCAATGGGAAGGTTTTGTTGATGAACAGACCTGATCGCAAAGGATTCCCGGGATACATTGCACCTGGAGGTAAGGTGGATTTTCCGGAAAGCATCGTGGACGGGGCCGTGCGGGAAGTTGAGGAAGAAACGGGACTTGTGGTCCATGAGATTACATACAAGGGATTGGATGAGTTCTGTGATCCGGAGCAGGGACTGCGCTATATGGTTTTTAATTATCTGGCCACTTCATTTGAAGGTGAATTATTGCAGGATCCGCCTGAAGGGGAATTGTTGTGGATACCGGTTGAACACGCGCTTGATTTGCCCATGCAGGATTGGTTTGCTGAACGATTCCCGCGATTTTTCCATGAAGGTACATTTGAACGCAGCGTGATCTGGGAAAAGTCGACAAACCGTACATTACAAGAAACGTTTATGGTGTATAGCGATACGGTATTGAGATAG
- a CDS encoding DUF3891 family protein: protein MIVYEREHDFVLTAQHEHGQVAGVMASYWKDELLADSRHREELILAAREHDRGWIELDSAPFWNDYSQSPYSFRDFPLRPRFVFYQKGIEEVREKSLYAGLLCSLMYTELFQNTLGANPNDDDDDIREYLKKEQKLQTDWKQRLGGGDELNHRLQSDLEIMLFCDQLSLFLCMEEPGTPASRYDFFAEGLSCTFDACGRQPIRAEWISGEKVGLSFFPFTEEFTVGLPYKSVPKASIRKFGLLQAYRRAEWKERRVLITSMD from the coding sequence ATGATCGTATATGAGAGAGAGCATGATTTTGTTTTGACCGCACAGCATGAGCATGGACAAGTAGCCGGCGTGATGGCTTCCTATTGGAAAGATGAACTGCTCGCTGATTCCCGTCACCGGGAGGAACTTATACTCGCAGCAAGAGAACATGACCGTGGCTGGATCGAGCTGGATTCCGCACCATTTTGGAATGATTACAGCCAATCACCATATTCATTTCGTGATTTCCCGTTACGCCCGCGTTTTGTATTTTACCAAAAAGGGATTGAGGAGGTCCGTGAAAAAAGTCTGTATGCCGGGCTATTGTGCAGCTTGATGTACACGGAGCTATTTCAGAACACCTTGGGTGCTAACCCTAATGATGATGATGATGATATCAGGGAGTATCTGAAGAAAGAACAAAAGCTCCAGACGGATTGGAAGCAGCGGCTCGGCGGTGGAGATGAGCTCAATCACAGATTGCAAAGTGATCTGGAGATCATGTTATTCTGTGATCAGCTGAGCCTTTTTCTCTGTATGGAGGAGCCGGGAACTCCTGCATCACGATATGATTTTTTTGCCGAGGGACTCAGCTGCACCTTCGATGCTTGTGGAAGACAACCGATTCGGGCCGAATGGATCTCGGGTGAAAAGGTAGGACTTTCATTCTTTCCATTCACTGAGGAATTCACCGTCGGTCTTCCTTACAAGTCGGTACCCAAAGCGAGCATTCGCAAATTTGGCCTGCTCCAGGCCTATCGGCGTGCCGAGTGGAAAGAGCGCAGAGTGTTGATTACAAGTATGGACTGA
- the coaA gene encoding type I pantothenate kinase, which translates to MNLYSPYIEFNRKEWAELKEHQTTLPLTEAELEQLKGLNEEVSIQEVEDIYLPLTHFIDLYARVSRELNRLTASFLKKEQYPAPYIIGIGGSVAVGKSTTARLLQAMLARGKSKPKVDLVTTDGFLYPNAILEEKGIMNRKGFPESYDIKSLIQFMGDVKSGKPEVKAPVYSHLAYDVIQGEEQTIFQPDILIIEGINVLQVKKETPLLVSDFFDFSIYIDAEEEHIRHWYIERFKLLRSTAFQNADSFFHDRFANIGEEEAVLTASQIWQDINAKNLHENILPTKGRARLILRKEADHSIQHIQLRKL; encoded by the coding sequence ATGAATTTATACTCTCCTTACATCGAGTTTAACCGCAAGGAATGGGCTGAACTGAAGGAACATCAGACCACCCTTCCACTGACGGAAGCCGAATTGGAACAACTAAAGGGATTGAATGAAGAAGTATCCATTCAGGAAGTGGAAGATATTTATTTACCACTTACCCACTTTATTGACTTATATGCAAGAGTTTCACGTGAATTGAATCGATTAACGGCTTCTTTTTTGAAAAAGGAACAATATCCCGCTCCCTACATCATCGGAATCGGGGGCAGTGTTGCCGTGGGCAAAAGCACAACAGCGCGTTTGCTCCAGGCCATGCTCGCCAGAGGTAAGAGCAAACCCAAGGTCGACCTCGTTACGACCGACGGTTTCCTATATCCCAATGCCATTCTCGAAGAGAAGGGCATCATGAACCGGAAGGGATTCCCCGAAAGTTACGATATCAAATCGCTCATTCAGTTCATGGGCGATGTAAAATCCGGTAAACCCGAAGTAAAAGCGCCGGTGTATTCCCATCTTGCCTATGATGTCATTCAAGGGGAAGAGCAAACGATCTTCCAACCGGACATCCTCATTATTGAAGGCATTAACGTCCTGCAGGTGAAAAAGGAAACACCGCTGCTTGTCAGCGATTTTTTTGACTTTTCCATCTATATCGATGCAGAAGAGGAGCACATCCGTCATTGGTACATTGAACGTTTCAAGCTGCTGCGCAGCACAGCGTTTCAGAATGCCGATTCCTTTTTCCATGACCGCTTTGCGAATATTGGTGAAGAGGAAGCCGTACTGACAGCTAGTCAGATCTGGCAGGATATTAACGCCAAGAATTTGCACGAGAATATTCTGCCAACCAAGGGTCGGGCCAGACTAATTTTAAGAAAAGAAGCCGACCACTCGATTCAGCACATTCAACTGCGCAAACTGTAG
- a CDS encoding DUF423 domain-containing protein, which translates to MQTLVVLGSIMMFLAVALGAFGAHALKRKLSADMIKIYETGVQYHIAHGLGLILLGLIADRLEPSSLIMAAGWLLFAGILLFSGSLYALSITGVRKLGAITPLGGVAFLAGWIMVIIAVL; encoded by the coding sequence ATGCAAACCTTAGTTGTACTCGGTAGTATCATGATGTTTCTCGCCGTAGCACTTGGAGCGTTCGGTGCTCATGCACTCAAGCGCAAATTATCTGCAGACATGATCAAAATATACGAAACCGGGGTTCAGTATCACATTGCTCACGGTCTCGGATTAATCCTCCTAGGTCTGATTGCGGACCGCCTGGAACCTTCTTCGCTCATTATGGCCGCCGGTTGGCTGCTGTTCGCAGGCATCCTTCTATTCTCTGGCAGCCTCTATGCACTTAGCATAACAGGTGTCCGTAAGCTTGGTGCCATTACGCCGCTTGGCGGAGTCGCGTTCCTGGCCGGATGGATCATGGTCATAATTGCAGTACTGTAA
- a CDS encoding histidine phosphatase family protein, whose protein sequence is MLQSIYLIRHAKATGQEPDAELTDEGLRQAEKLAEKLAIHSISYIVSSPWKRTLQTAMPLARAALQQLHTDERLQERVLSTRHLENWMEVLERTYTDEDWMEEGGESSRFATARGMEVLEECWSRPEQSAAVITHGNLLSLLIRHYQKSFGYEEWRLLTNPDVYVLERQQGEQESPSIRRIWTD, encoded by the coding sequence ATCCTGCAGTCGATCTACCTCATTCGTCACGCCAAGGCAACAGGACAGGAACCGGATGCAGAACTTACAGATGAAGGTCTTCGTCAGGCGGAAAAATTAGCAGAGAAGCTTGCCATTCATTCCATATCCTATATCGTCTCCAGTCCATGGAAAAGAACGCTCCAGACAGCAATGCCGCTCGCCAGAGCCGCGTTGCAACAGTTACATACCGATGAGCGCCTTCAGGAAAGGGTGCTCAGCACCCGCCATCTGGAGAACTGGATGGAAGTGCTGGAACGGACATACACGGATGAGGACTGGATGGAAGAAGGCGGCGAGTCATCGCGCTTCGCAACCGCACGCGGGATGGAAGTGCTGGAGGAATGTTGGAGCCGCCCGGAGCAATCTGCGGCTGTTATAACTCACGGCAACTTGCTATCTCTGCTCATTCGTCATTATCAAAAGTCCTTTGGTTACGAAGAGTGGAGGTTGCTAACCAATCCCGATGTATATGTGCTGGAACGTCAGCAAGGGGAACAGGAATCACCTTCCATTCGCAGAATATGGACAGATTAA
- the murI gene encoding glutamate racemase, with protein MNKKIAFFDSGIGGLTVLHKALQKLPEEQFLYYADTLHVPYGTKSADEVRGHIFDCAEAIIRENVKAIVVACNTATSLAVKDLRARYDIPVIGMEPAVKPAVEMNRESGKRVLVFATALTLSQNKYNELVSRVDDHHSVDSIPLPELVEWCEQLDFDPEKSAAYFRRKLADFDLNSYGTVVLGCTHYPFYTHILRTVLPDHVQIIDGSAGTVNHLKHLLELTDQHGMRPEEQVTFLSSGGQLEDQEKMRAALRYLDTMSK; from the coding sequence TTGAATAAGAAAATTGCATTTTTTGACTCGGGCATCGGCGGTTTAACCGTCCTGCACAAGGCTTTGCAGAAGCTGCCAGAAGAACAGTTTTTGTATTATGCAGATACACTTCATGTCCCCTACGGAACCAAATCGGCAGATGAAGTAAGAGGGCATATCTTCGATTGTGCCGAAGCAATCATTCGGGAAAATGTAAAAGCAATCGTGGTTGCCTGTAATACGGCGACAAGTCTGGCCGTGAAGGATTTGCGTGCCAGGTATGATATCCCGGTTATCGGAATGGAGCCTGCGGTGAAGCCGGCCGTGGAGATGAACCGTGAAAGCGGGAAAAGAGTTCTTGTCTTTGCAACGGCACTAACCTTGAGCCAGAACAAGTATAACGAACTGGTGTCCCGTGTGGATGACCATCACAGTGTGGATTCCATCCCGCTGCCTGAACTTGTGGAATGGTGTGAACAGCTGGATTTTGATCCGGAAAAGAGTGCAGCGTATTTTCGCCGGAAACTGGCTGATTTTGATCTGAATTCATACGGTACGGTTGTCCTGGGTTGTACGCATTATCCCTTCTATACACACATTCTCCGGACGGTGCTTCCGGATCATGTGCAGATTATTGATGGCAGCGCAGGCACGGTCAACCATCTGAAGCATTTGCTTGAGTTGACGGACCAACATGGGATGAGACCGGAGGAGCAGGTTACGTTTTTAAGTTCAGGAGGCCAATTGGAAGACCAGGAGAAAATGAGGGCTGCTCTTCGGTATCTTGATACGATGTCCAAATGA
- a CDS encoding GNAT family N-acetyltransferase, with protein MEPIVNVALPELMKIQVQTLYTMNMQQRLTGINEPEGGQAPALFIGMTSAGLLSYYHEHLPPDLMDQLASDVKLPLDIPKLLEKIEAFRPVKDMWMGPAFVFQEKWNEWHSLVQLIDHHNTILLAEHFPDLTGRLHAKAPVVAYVIENSAVAVCCSARISVLGAEASLYTMPAYRGYGYGVEVVKCWQYHVQEGGRIPLYSTSWDNLSSQQVARKLGLFQYGMDFSVTTSS; from the coding sequence ATGGAACCCATAGTAAATGTCGCACTGCCCGAATTGATGAAAATACAGGTACAAACTTTATATACGATGAACATGCAGCAGCGTCTTACTGGCATTAATGAACCGGAAGGCGGGCAGGCCCCTGCCTTATTCATTGGCATGACTTCTGCTGGTCTTCTATCTTATTACCATGAGCACCTGCCGCCAGACCTTATGGATCAGCTGGCATCTGACGTGAAACTTCCGCTTGATATTCCGAAGTTGCTAGAGAAGATCGAGGCTTTTAGGCCGGTCAAGGATATGTGGATGGGACCTGCATTTGTCTTTCAGGAGAAATGGAATGAGTGGCATTCGCTTGTGCAGCTTATTGACCACCATAATACGATTTTGCTGGCTGAGCATTTCCCGGATCTCACCGGACGCTTGCATGCGAAAGCACCTGTAGTCGCTTATGTTATTGAAAATTCGGCCGTAGCCGTATGCTGCTCTGCCCGAATTTCAGTGCTGGGCGCTGAAGCGAGTTTATATACGATGCCTGCATACAGAGGATATGGATATGGGGTGGAGGTGGTCAAATGCTGGCAGTACCATGTGCAAGAGGGCGGACGCATTCCTCTCTACAGTACATCCTGGGACAATCTTTCCTCACAGCAGGTCGCCCGCAAACTGGGGCTGTTTCAATACGGCATGGATTTCAGCGTCACGACTTCATCATAG
- a CDS encoding serine/threonine-protein kinase has product MTDTVHLEVDGHAFVLQESHSFEWLRPLGKVFRVFDQQDSGNLSFGIVQQDGTRLFVKYAGARTIHASKLNSPPEAIRSLRFSVPVYEDLAHDALIRLRDHFATDRGYVCVFDWVDGECLHSQWYFPAPAKYEDPRSPYYRFRQLPVQARVQAMEQILDFHIEMERKGYEAVDFYDGSLIYDFEQNTIKICDIDLYRKGSFTNTMGRMWGSSRFMSPEEFELGAPIDAVTNVFNMGAMAFALLGGEKDRSYAKWDARDALYKVVIRAVDPDRSRRYASVGELGEAWRLAVRQDLCIVDE; this is encoded by the coding sequence ATGACAGATACGGTTCATCTTGAAGTGGACGGTCATGCCTTCGTATTACAAGAGTCCCATTCTTTCGAATGGTTACGGCCACTGGGCAAGGTATTTCGCGTATTTGATCAGCAGGATTCCGGGAATCTGTCCTTCGGAATCGTGCAGCAGGATGGAACAAGGTTATTCGTAAAATATGCGGGAGCACGTACCATTCATGCGAGTAAACTCAATAGTCCGCCGGAAGCCATTCGTAGTCTGAGATTTTCTGTTCCAGTCTATGAGGATTTGGCGCATGACGCTTTGATTCGACTAAGAGACCATTTTGCAACGGACCGGGGCTATGTCTGCGTATTTGATTGGGTGGATGGAGAATGTCTGCATTCGCAGTGGTACTTTCCGGCTCCGGCAAAATATGAAGATCCACGTTCACCGTATTATCGTTTCAGACAGCTCCCTGTCCAGGCGCGGGTTCAGGCGATGGAGCAGATTTTGGACTTTCATATCGAGATGGAACGAAAAGGATATGAGGCGGTTGATTTTTACGATGGCAGTCTGATCTATGATTTTGAGCAAAACACGATCAAGATTTGTGATATCGATCTGTATCGGAAGGGGTCTTTTACCAATACTATGGGACGCATGTGGGGGTCATCCCGCTTCATGTCTCCTGAGGAGTTTGAGCTCGGTGCCCCCATTGATGCAGTAACCAATGTATTCAACATGGGTGCAATGGCATTTGCGCTCCTTGGAGGGGAGAAGGATCGATCGTATGCCAAGTGGGATGCTCGAGATGCCTTGTACAAGGTTGTGATCCGGGCAGTTGATCCTGACCGGTCCCGTCGTTACGCATCCGTTGGGGAGCTGGGTGAAGCCTGGAGGCTGGCAGTGAGGCAGGATCTATGTATTGTTGATGAATGA
- a CDS encoding GNAT family N-acetyltransferase has product MSEDIKQSRFIIRNIRHDEADQYWSLRLEALKNHPESFGASYELSVQLPMNEVQDRIHNEPDDYILGAYTEDGSMAGMMGFKRENGLKLRHKGFIWGVYVAPQYRGHGLASRLLREVLKRGETVEGIRQINLSVVTTNESARRLYEKYGFETYGIEKYALEVEGQGYDEAHMTYVYPSGRSI; this is encoded by the coding sequence ATGAGCGAAGATATCAAGCAGAGCAGATTCATTATCCGCAATATTCGGCACGATGAAGCGGATCAATACTGGTCTTTGCGTCTGGAGGCGCTGAAAAATCATCCGGAGTCCTTCGGAGCATCATACGAGTTGTCTGTTCAGCTTCCCATGAATGAAGTGCAGGATCGCATACATAATGAACCCGATGATTACATCCTTGGAGCGTATACAGAAGACGGGTCAATGGCTGGAATGATGGGATTCAAAAGAGAGAACGGCCTGAAGCTCAGGCACAAGGGATTCATCTGGGGGGTATACGTGGCCCCGCAATATAGGGGGCATGGGCTTGCTTCAAGGTTGCTTCGAGAAGTATTGAAGCGGGGAGAGACAGTGGAGGGCATCAGGCAAATTAATCTAAGCGTGGTCACGACAAATGAATCAGCGAGGCGATTATACGAGAAATATGGATTCGAAACGTATGGCATAGAGAAATATGCTCTTGAAGTAGAGGGACAAGGGTATGATGAAGCCCATATGACATACGTTTATCCATCTGGGAGGTCCATATGA
- a CDS encoding DJ-1/PfpI family protein translates to MKIAFVLFDGLTFLDFAGFYDVINRLNFFEPTKGSTWETCAMTDQVTDESGLTLQVDRVKPDLGEYDMVFVPGGMGTRKLRFDEAFVGWLKQAEKVPMKVSVCTGSLLLGAAGFLSGKKATTHPNVYDLLQPYADEVIQTRIVKDGNVITAGGVATSIDLGIYVLGLLAGREAAENVKRQIDYPYEMQGVIEE, encoded by the coding sequence TTGAAAATTGCTTTTGTTTTGTTTGATGGTTTAACTTTTCTTGATTTTGCAGGGTTTTATGATGTGATCAACCGGCTGAATTTCTTTGAACCCACCAAGGGCAGTACATGGGAAACTTGCGCGATGACCGATCAGGTCACGGACGAATCCGGATTAACGCTCCAAGTGGATCGAGTGAAGCCCGACTTGGGTGAGTACGATATGGTTTTTGTTCCTGGTGGTATGGGTACGCGCAAACTTCGGTTTGATGAAGCTTTTGTGGGATGGCTGAAACAGGCGGAGAAGGTTCCGATGAAGGTGTCGGTATGTACGGGCTCTTTGCTGTTGGGTGCGGCAGGTTTTCTCTCCGGCAAAAAGGCAACGACTCACCCTAATGTGTATGATCTACTTCAGCCGTACGCAGACGAGGTCATCCAGACCCGGATTGTAAAGGACGGAAATGTCATTACGGCCGGTGGTGTCGCGACGTCAATTGATCTCGGAATTTACGTACTGGGATTGCTTGCCGGACGGGAGGCAGCCGAGAATGTGAAGCGGCAGATCGACTATCCTTACGAGATGCAAGGAGTGATCGAAGAATGA
- a CDS encoding SDR family oxidoreductase, translated as MVQNTKEENAPVALITGTSSGFGMLTAVTLAKQGYRLAATMRDLSRNEELVQLAEQAGIADRLHYMRLDVTDSDSVQAAVKNVLQMYGRIDMLVNNAGFAIGGFIEEVSMDDWRRQMETNLFGLIAMTRAVLPVMREQKQGLIINLSSVSGLSGFPGYAPYAASKFAVEGFTESLRHEMSSFGVRVVLVEPGAYRTPIWNKGLGEIHRNDHSPYKDKLDAVLHYSAHAGQTAPDPQEVADLIARIARMRAPRLRYALGKGSRVLIVGKTLLPWKWLEWIIARALK; from the coding sequence ATGGTACAGAACACTAAGGAAGAGAATGCACCTGTAGCATTAATTACAGGCACCTCGAGCGGGTTCGGTATGCTTACTGCAGTTACACTTGCCAAGCAGGGATACCGGCTTGCCGCAACCATGCGCGATCTGAGCCGGAATGAAGAATTAGTCCAGCTGGCAGAACAAGCAGGCATTGCGGACCGATTGCATTATATGCGTCTGGATGTGACGGATTCGGATTCGGTACAGGCGGCTGTCAAGAATGTGCTTCAGATGTATGGTCGAATCGACATGCTGGTGAACAATGCAGGGTTTGCAATTGGCGGTTTTATCGAGGAAGTATCTATGGACGATTGGCGGAGGCAAATGGAGACAAATCTCTTCGGTCTTATTGCAATGACACGTGCGGTTCTTCCTGTCATGCGCGAGCAGAAGCAGGGACTCATTATCAATCTCTCGAGCGTTAGCGGATTGTCCGGTTTCCCGGGCTATGCGCCCTATGCTGCTTCCAAATTTGCCGTGGAGGGTTTCACCGAGAGCCTTCGGCATGAAATGTCCTCGTTTGGCGTACGGGTTGTGCTGGTTGAGCCGGGAGCGTACCGCACGCCCATTTGGAATAAAGGACTGGGTGAAATTCACCGCAATGATCACTCTCCTTATAAAGATAAACTGGATGCGGTGCTTCATTATTCTGCACATGCAGGCCAGACTGCGCCTGATCCGCAGGAAGTGGCTGACCTGATCGCCCGCATTGCACGGATGCGTGCACCCCGGCTCCGCTATGCACTCGGCAAAGGATCTCGTGTGCTCATTGTTGGCAAAACGCTGCTTCCGTGGAAGTGGTTGGAGTGGATTATTGCACGTGCTCTGAAATAG
- a CDS encoding F390 synthetase-related protein: MSTLRIVYHYALARGLRKWKTREELERWQERQILRHIGRVRVQSPFYREWWRDADAATWRSFPIIDKKIMMRHFDQLNTVGISKDEAMALAGESEDTRDFKPSVQGITVGLSSGTSGNRGLFLVSEREQDAWTGTVLAKLLPGGLWKPAKIAFFLRANSNLYESVQRGKLQFQYFDLLEPVHSLVKRMEEYRPTVWVAPPSMLRMLADAYQAGSLTAIPDKIISVAEVLDPLDRKVLERVLGQTIHQVYQCTEGFLGATCRLGTLHLNEDIVHIEKEFIDPASRRFVPIITDFSRTSQPIIRYRLNDILTEADVPCDCGSPFTAIERIEGRCDDTLYFSHLHTREDVPVFPDFITRAVIAASADLEHYRVVQRRDGSLEIALRLGEGGDPVQVKAEVQRQLLKLGERLECAVPQTDYVPYTFEPGMTKMRRVERQHT, from the coding sequence ATGAGTACACTGCGTATTGTCTATCATTATGCATTGGCACGCGGACTGCGAAAATGGAAGACACGTGAGGAGCTTGAACGCTGGCAGGAACGTCAGATTCTTCGGCATATCGGGCGAGTCCGTGTACAGTCTCCGTTTTACCGGGAGTGGTGGCGAGATGCCGACGCAGCGACGTGGAGGAGCTTTCCGATAATCGACAAAAAGATCATGATGCGGCATTTCGATCAGCTCAACACAGTCGGGATTTCGAAGGATGAGGCCATGGCTCTCGCCGGAGAAAGTGAGGACACACGTGATTTTAAGCCGTCTGTTCAAGGCATTACGGTTGGTCTTTCCTCTGGGACGTCAGGGAACCGGGGATTATTTCTCGTGAGTGAGCGTGAGCAGGATGCCTGGACCGGCACGGTGCTGGCCAAGCTGCTGCCTGGCGGGCTGTGGAAACCTGCCAAGATTGCCTTTTTCCTGCGGGCTAACAGTAATCTGTATGAATCGGTGCAGCGGGGCAAGCTGCAATTTCAGTATTTTGATCTGCTGGAACCCGTGCATAGCTTGGTCAAGCGTATGGAAGAGTATCGTCCCACTGTGTGGGTAGCCCCTCCATCCATGCTTAGAATGCTGGCTGATGCCTATCAAGCGGGTTCGTTGACCGCGATACCCGATAAAATCATCTCTGTTGCCGAAGTCCTCGATCCGCTTGATCGCAAGGTGCTGGAGCGCGTCCTTGGTCAAACCATTCATCAGGTCTACCAGTGCACAGAGGGATTTCTGGGCGCGACCTGCCGTCTTGGTACATTACATTTGAATGAAGATATTGTCCATATCGAAAAAGAGTTTATTGATCCGGCTTCCCGGCGATTTGTCCCCATTATTACGGATTTCTCCAGAACATCACAGCCGATAATCCGGTATCGGCTGAATGACATTCTAACCGAGGCGGACGTCCCATGTGACTGCGGCTCTCCCTTTACCGCCATTGAGCGAATCGAAGGACGCTGTGATGACACGCTTTATTTTTCACACCTTCATACCCGCGAAGACGTACCCGTATTTCCCGACTTCATCACCCGTGCGGTCATTGCCGCTTCCGCTGATCTGGAGCACTACCGGGTCGTTCAGCGTAGGGACGGATCACTGGAAATCGCTCTTCGCCTTGGTGAAGGCGGTGACCCTGTGCAGGTAAAGGCCGAGGTGCAGCGTCAACTGTTGAAGCTGGGAGAGCGGCTTGAGTGCGCTGTGCCACAGACGGATTATGTTCCATATACATTTGAACCGGGAATGACCAAAATGCGCAGAGTGGAGAGGCAGCACACTTGA